The Camelus bactrianus isolate YW-2024 breed Bactrian camel chromosome 1, ASM4877302v1, whole genome shotgun sequence genome segment caaaCATATATTCTTTATGCAATCCACTCATTCCTCTAGTCCAGATACTCTAAATGTTATCCTTGGAATCGAAGATCATCAGAAAGCTGTGTGCCTGGGACTGCATTTTAGTCACTTGTAGAGGTACTTTTTTAGTGAATTACACAAAATTCTTTCCCTACGTGCTTACATTAAGGAACAGCTAAATAAAATCCCTATAGAACAAAGCTATATTTATTGCAGAGAAGTAAAGAATGTTTCACAACTTCATAGTGTACTCtctatggaaacacagaagaaacttcttgCAGGCCTCAATACTTAAAGAATAACTATTCTTATCTGTTCCAAGTAGtttcccctttttccttttctgtaaaatatggATACTGCAATTTATGCACATAGTTTTGCAATCTCCCACTTCTGATGACTGCCAGAGCTCAGAGCAAAATTAGTGGTCCATCTTTCTAATAGGATATTATGATATCTCCTTGGGACACTGAACTTACTCCTGGTTTAATCTTTTTGTCTTCCTTCCCAATTCCTTGTATTATCTTACCTTGAAAAATTGTTCATATCTTTATATGCTACCTCAAATCATTTTGAGAATGAAGTGagtacagataaacaaaaaggtacCTCTTGAGATTTGCTCTCCAGCCGTTAGGCAGGAATTACCTAAGTGATTCACTGGATTATGGGAGAGTCCTAAGAAAGTTTGGACAGATATGAAAACTCTGGAATGTTTTCAGAATTGTTTGTTACACACTAGTAGAATACCCTAGGCTAATTCCTTGCCACTCAGACCCTCATGTGTTATTTGGGAAACTCCCCCTTGACTAAGTAAAGAAGAGAACCAAAGTAACCTAAACTCCTTTCACATCCAGCTCATCTCTGGGGTGGTCCTGAGGGAAGTGTAGTATAAGCAGAGGTGACAAACTGATGGCCTAGGCTGAATATTTAAACTGATAGTGATTGAAGTAAGTTATTGCATATGCAGCCAGTGACTGAGAGACCAGAAACATCAACGCTCATGAGACAGACTGAGAACAAGATATGTGGAAAAGGAAAGAGTTGATGGACAGTTAGTAATACATTCAGTTAGCATGCAGAAGGGCCTCAGCAGACTGTAGCAGACCCTGTATGCAATATTGCTGAGGCAGACTGTCGGGCCTTCACATGATTTACACCCTTGCCTAGGCTTTATGATTTACTCATGGCAGATGTAAAAGCCTCAGTCTCAAAAGTTCCTATAATCCCTATATAACAATTTTACAAAATGGAGAACACAGTGTTCTCAATAACAAGCACACATACAGAGAATGCCCATCAATTGTTTATCTACCATATAATTAACTACCCTTATGCTAAAAACCATGCGAAGTATGAACAAGTAGGAGATATGACACTTACTTACCAGAAGTTTGCAATTTAattggggaaataaaaaacaatggtatagaaattaaacacacacacccccatacaCATCAAGGCAATATGGGACAATGAAAAGAGAAGCACTAGGGAAGCACAAACAGAAGGTAATGGACAATCAAGTGACCCAGAAATGTAACCAGAGGATTTATGCTCTGGGGCGACCTTTGAAGAGTGGGAAATATTTgcccaaaaaaggaaaatggagaggaCATTTTGGTTGAGAGATTAGTAATGTGGGTAAGCAGGAAGTACTGGATATGACTACTGCAGAGTGAGTAGATCAGTTTGGCTGAAATGAAGACTATGAGGAGGAAAGCAGTAAAAGGGAAGGCTGGAAAGAGGCAAATACAAATTATAGGGTCTTAAAAACCAGACTAAGAGGTTTCAATTCTAAACCTGCTCTAAAGctagaacaatttttaaaggttattgaACAGTGCAGTACTAAAGTCATTTCAGAAAGTCTATTCAGAAATGATATATACAATGTATTGAAGGGGTAACAAACTGGGAGCAGCAGTATTACAAGGGTAAGGTGTTAGGAACTTATCCTAAGATGTTgaggatggaaagaaaaaagaaatatttgaggcACATTGcaaataaagaaatgacagaccttgatgattaaatgaaataaaattacgAGCCTTAGGGAACAGAAGAACATTACTATgatttatatagaaataaaatgctgGCTTGGCTTATAAATATCCtgcaaacaaaaatgtaaaacagcagTTGAGAGACAAAGTTTAGTCCCTAGTGTTTAAACAGATAAGAATAGTAAAGCAATTCACTGAATGAAACATAGCTAATTCAGAATCTATCCTAACAGTGTTCAGGAAAAAGAGTTCGACTTAGAAGATAATCATCACCTGGGTGCTATAAATTAGAGCTTTGAGGTATACACTGTCCGATAAAAGTCTTTTGCACTTGCATTCTGAAAGTGATGACAAAAGGTTAAGCTCCTGGGACAAAGTTAGCTAagtttaaactattttaaaaatataaacaaatatgccTACATTGCATTGATGTCAAAACCACAGCTGAAATGGGGGACTTTGTTCagattataaaaggaaaaagactctataaatattcaatattaaatgTAACATGAATGAACACATTacctacaaagaaaaagaaaattttgcatAAGATTTTACAGTTAGGAAGAATGATCTTATCCCTTAAGGTTAATCTTCAAAACTAGAATTTTCATATTctagatttaaaaatagaaaatcgaGCCTTTGAAGCTCAATTTATTTCCTATTTGGGCTTAAGTACATGCCCTTGACAGAGTTAAGAGATCGTCTTTAAAGTGAAGAGAGTAACGTCACAAAGTAGAATCCCCTGACAACCTGGCTGAATGCATATATATAGTTTCAGCTTTTGCCTCTAAATCTTGATGACCTAGatgttttcaggaaaaaaagacctGGAGTAAAGTCTGGATTCTAATAGAAGCAGCACAATTTTAGCATGAAAGATCTCCTTATCCTTCTCTCAGATTAAAGAAAAGTTGGGTAATTAAAGGGAAGTGGATAAATGGTTCAATCTGCAAATAAAGCTTTACTATAgtcatttatacttttttttttgacaaattagGGCTGAGTTATACATAAATACGAGATAAGCTGAGTCTTCTTTACCCTTAATTCTACCAGATTTTGCTAAACTGTCACCTAAGAAGGGACTAAGTGATCCTGAAACTTTCATTCAATTAAACTATTACAAATTCTGCACACATTTATACATgcatgtataaattatataaaatagttCTCTATCTCCTACCCCATCTACTTTTATAACCAATGGAGGGTTTTATGCAAAGgaaatctgtaatttttttaaaacagcaatggcagatttaaagtaatttaaataatgtttctgtTTCTCCAAGATCAAACCTATGGGATATGCCCAGATCATAtgtataaaaatgtgtttatccttttctataaaaatgaaaatcaatttaAAGAAAGGTTCAAAAACTCTCTAACGAAGATTGGAAAGAGAAAACTAGACACTTACTAGCCGGTCTCTGTCATTTTGGAGAGATGACATAgctttttttaaactctgtaCTTCAGCTGGGTTGGTTGCAGGCTGGGCTGCAGACCTCTGCTTCCCTTCCTCTGATTTGCGGAATTTCTCCAGTTCATTCAACAGGCGATCTCTCTCGTTCTGCAGACTGGCCATAGCTTTGGAAAAGGACTGCACTTGATTGTAAGAATCTTCTAGTTGTGAGGACAAGTGAAGCAGCTGCTCATCTTTGGATAGAAGCTGTTGGTTAAGTTTCTCAAGGTGAGGCAAGCTGCTATCCTCAGTGGAGTTCACTGGAAATGCAGCTTTAGCAACAAgaacatctctctctctgtttaaAAGGCCCTGTGCTTCTCGCAGCTGTGCCAACTCCTTCAGACTGGAGTCGTGTTTCCTTCTCAGTTCATCAAGCTCCTCATGGGCATGATCTCTACTATTCTGTAGGGAACTCATAGACCTTCCAAAAGACTGGATTTGTGCTGtgagatctttattttctttggtgacCATGAGTAATTTCTGTTCCATCTCCACCAGATCTCTTGCTAGCTCTGCCACTCTCTCTTCTGCTGTTTCAGTTTCATTTCGCATTATCCCTGCATCATGATGGAGGTGCTTTAATTCTTTCTTTAGTTTATCTTCAatttcacctaccttcttggcaGCATCCTTCTGAACATGAACCAGTTCCTCTTCCAGTTCTGTAATTCTCTTCTGAGAGGAGGAAAGGGTAGTAGTTAACTTCTGTACCTCTTCTTCTTTAACTTTCAATTGGGCCTGAAATATTCCTAAAGTACCCTCTTCTTGCAAGGCTGTCAATTGTTTCTTTAGTTGGGATATAGACCCTTTCAAGTTCTCAATCTCTTTTGATAAACCTTGTTTCTCCTCCTGTAGGACAAGAGAGGACCTCTGAAGATCCTCCTTTGCTTCTTCAGACTCCTTGAGCTTTTCTTCTAATTTAGCATATTCACTTTTCAGCTCCTTAGTTTGCTGAAGTTGAGCTTCAAGGAGCTGCTTTTGCTGACAATCTTTTCTGGATATAACTTGGTTCAGGTCCTCTCTGTATTGGATCAGCTCTGCATCTAGCTTGGCATTCTCAGAATTGAGATCATCCATATGACTTCTTAAGCTTCGAATTTCTTCCTTAAGCCTATTATTCTCAGTAGCAGCATCTTGGATGAGTTGGTCTTTCTCCAAGATCACGGAGAGGTGTCGCTCTTCCAGCTTTTGGTAGTCACCTACTATGCGGTCTCGGTCATCCTGGAGAGAAGACATGGACTTTACGAAGGAACTCAACTGAGCCTTCTGCTGCATGTTctcttttttcatgtttttcagtGTTTCCATAAGCTGATTGGTTTTGTCAACAGCTTTTTTGTTCTCCTCTTCTAAGACAgtattctcctcttcctcctgagaCAGCAGATTTTCTaactctttaatttctttatcatGCTGTTGATGTAGTTCAGCAACAGCTACTTGGATTGCCTGCTCCTTGGCAGAAAGCAGGCTTATAATCTTCTGCTCTttcatgtttatttcttcatGCAGCCTACTGGTCAGTTGTTTGGAGGCCTGAAGATCAGTCTCTAGTTGTTCATAACTGAACTTACAATTTTGGATATCAGCCTCTTGCTGCTTTATGATCCcttccaaattttctttattttccttatatttttctaaagagtTATTTAAATCAGTCAACTGGTCTCTGAGAATCTTAAGTTCAGATTCCAACTTAGCTAATTCATCCTGAGAATTATGGTATAGATGTCGAGTCTCTTCTAGCTGGGACAAAAGTTCTTTGTTTTCCCCCTGTAGAGTATCACAGACCTTCTGTTGAAGCTGGACCTCCGTCTGGGCTTTGGATTCCCAAGTCTGTTTGTCATGTTCAAGCCTGGAAAAACAGGTCATTAATTACAGATTTCAAGGGAAAAGTACTTGCTGTCTAAAGAACACATACTACAACATGTACTCAGATCTGCCAATGAACAAATATTCATAATTGAAGGTGTTCGTCTTTTTAATAGAGATATTAGTTCTACTGAATGCTTTGTACTAAAGGCATATTGCACCTAAGAATTCACATATTTAAATCATAAACTCCAAAGTATCTTGCTAATTTAGTGACAAAGCTTGGGACACTCTGAAAAGTGTCCCAAATTTGGGTTTACTTTGCTTTACACAAGATATTGTCTGGCCTATTAAAAGAATAATCTTGGAATGAGAGACAATGAGGAAAACTCTCTCAGAGCAGAAGgattctaataaaaatgaaagaatgcaaAGTGTGGGGGACATTGTCAGTTCTCAAGTTTGAAAAGTGATGTAAAATTGGAGTTTGAGGAAAATACCTCTAGCAGGTATATGCAGTATGAATTGATGTGGAAtgtggggaagaaaaaagaggcaATCATTTCAGAGGCTAAGGCAATAATTTGGGGAGTACAATCATTTGTACCATGGTAAAACATTCCGACATGgataatggaaatggaaatgagaagaaagggagaaatctAAGAGATCTCTCAATAGAAAGATGGGAAGAGAAGCAGATGTGAATTTTTCATCTTAGTACAAGTTGTAACAAAAAGTAATTCGCTGCCCCCTccaaaaaatgggggggggggagagtcAGAAGTGAGAGAGAATATATCTTCTGGGGAAATTTAAACCAACATTAGTTCCATAATACTAAAGGGAATAGAAATAGTTTAAATAGAGACTTCTTTTGCCTTCAATTACTTTGGAAGTGTAAACAATAAGTTTCATTTACCTAGAAATGTTGATCTTCAATTCCTCCATATGGATGGACATCTGTCTAAGCTGATCCTTTAGAACACTGCAATTCTCCTCTTTAAGTCgaatttcttcttctttggttTGAATAGCATCACTGAACTTCCTCTCCCATTTCTTGGCTTCATCTATCACCCTGTCCCGATCGTCCTGGAGGGAAGACATGCTCTTAGTGAAAGCTGCAAGCTGGGCCACAGTACTATCCAAGTTTTCCTGAAGTTGCTTAACTTCCCTGTCTTTCTTGTTCAAAGTAAACTGAATCTCTCCAAATGTCTCTTCTAAGTGGACTTTTTCTCTACTCAAAGCATCCAGTTTCTCTTGCATattcttcttctctttcaggtGTTTCTCTTCTACCTGCTCCAGTCTCCGCTCAAGATCttcatctttttgtttcatttggctTTTAACTGATTCTTTATTTGACTGAAGCTCCTTTTTCAACTTGAGATTGTCTGCTAGGACCCTTGCTGCTTCACTTTGAGTATCATCGAGCAGTACTTTGAAGCTAGCTAATTCTGTTTCTGCCTTCTTGCGCTGCTCATTGGTTTGAGCCAGGTTTTCTTTGGTTATTTCTAAATCTTTTTGGGACTCAGTCTGAACAAATTCTAGGGCCTTAACAGTTCTCTCCAGAGCACTTATTTTCTCTTGGTACCTGATGCAATCCTTCTGCAGCTGCTTTACCTCTTGCTGTTTTTCCTTTAACAGCTCCTGAAGTTCCTTTGCATGGCTCTTATTGCCAGGCCCTTTCTGAGCACCTTGTATTTTCTCCATATATTCCTTTCGTATTTCTGATTCCACCTTAGTTTTCTCCTTGACTAACTGCTGCTTTTCTTCTTCCAATTCACTCACACACTTTTTAAGGTTCTGCATTTCAGATTCTAGAAGCTCATTTTTTATTTGGGCATCTGTAACATCCTGATAATAATTCCCAATGCTTCCATTAAGTTCTGCTAATTGATTCATAAGCCTTTCTTCCAAatcatctttctcttcttctgctgTCTGCTTTAGCTTGGTAACTCTGGCAAGTTCTTCTTGGATTTGCTCATTTAACAGGttcattttgtttacttcttCCTGAAGCATTTTTAGTTCATCATCCTTTGCTGCTTTCTGACTCAATAAAGCATCTCTCTCATTTTCTAAAGTTTGGCTAAATTCCCTGTctttctgcttctcctcctctAATTCAGTAATTCTTTCTTTGAGCTGATCAATCTGCTGTAAGTAGTTATTAATTTCATCATGTAAGCTGACATTCTCACGTATATCAACCCTGGCACTGTTCTCTGACAGAACGGATTCTGAATTTTCAGGCCTTGTGCTCATACTTGGAGAGTCTTGCTTACTAGCCTCACCTGGAACAGATCGGGTTGCCTCTTCAGTGACGTCCATTTGGTTATCATGTTTCTCAGTGGCCTCTAGGCTAGCTTTTTGGGACACAATACCTTCTATCTGATGTTTTAAATCTTGAACCTCTTCAATTAAAGAGTTCTTCTCAGTTGTTAAAGCCTCAAACTCCTTAGAAAGAGTTTTATACTCTGTTTTGACCCTTTCTAGTTCCTCCTTCAGGTCAGAATTGGAAGAAAGAAGTGCTTCCATACTATCTTTAGATGTACCTCCTGCAGGGTTCACCTCTGCTCTAAGCCGGTCATTCTCTTCTTCCAACTCTAGGATTTTCTGCTGTTTAGATTTAGCAAactttctcatcttttctttcaTCTCCTCCATTTCCTGTTCAGCTTCCTGCAactgtttttctgtctctttcttgttTGCTTCTGTGCTTCTTAACTTGCCATACAGTTCTTGCTTCTCTTGCCTCACTGTTTCCACCACATGCTGAATCCTTTCCGCCTCGTTACTAACATTCTCATAGGACTGCAGAAgaatttcatattctttctgtAACTCCTTGTGTTTCTCTTGCCACTCAGTGTTTTCTGCAATCTTAGAACACTTCAAAGACTCAAGTTCCTTCACTAAGTTTTCCTTGTCTTCAGTAAGACCCTCTAGAGCTAATTTCAGACTTTCACAAGAACCATTCAGACTTTGATTTTCCATTAAAGATCTGTCCACTTCTGTAATGAGTTTGTCTCTTTCCTCCTGAAGAAGAGCTAACTTTCCTAAGAATAcatccttttctttattttgagcagaaacttggttttccacatctGCCAGAGACTTAGTGAGATGTTCAATAGTATTTCTGGCCAAAGACAACTCCTCCTGgaggcttttgttttcttttagtgcTTCTTTTCGAGAAATAAGAGCAGCTTGCAATTTCCTCTGTATTTGTTGCTttgctttactttcttcttcagtCTCTTCTGGTTTTTGCTTCATTTCGCAGAGCTCCACCTGTAAATGCTTTATCTTCTCATCATGTTCTTTAGCTTGCATTTCCAGCTGCATGTGCAGAGCTTTCATTAAATCCTCTTGctctgttctctctgtctgtACTTTAGTAAGGGCTGCTGCTTTCTCGCTCAGCTGTCCAGAAAGGTATGTaacttcttcttcctttttgcttATGAGTTTTCGCAGTTTGTCCAGTTCAGGCTGTAATTCTCTTAAATGTTCCAGCCCAGCGATTTCTAGTTGACTGCTTTCCAGTTTCTGCCTTAGGCTTTCTGCATGGGCTTCAGCTTCACGGGACGCTGTCTTGAGACTCTGGATTTCGAAATCCTGTTTATTTATCTGCTCTTGTAACTGAAACACCTCTTCTGATTTTTCAGTCAGCTCACTTGTAGTAGAGCTGAGTTTCAATTCTAACTGTTCTTTCTCAGCCTCTGTTTCTTCCAGCTGGGTCTTAATTTGGGCAATAGCCGCATTGCCCTGCAGAGCACTTGTATCTCCAGAATGGGAGGGCCAGTCTGGGCACAAGTCAGACTCTGAAAAAGGCTGAGCAGGTTGCTGCTCTGTAGCTTTGGATAAAGGTTCTTCTAAACCTTGGGTAGGAGAGCCTGGTTCCTGCTGGCCACTGCTTGGGAATTTTCTGTCCATAGACTCCTTTACTTGACTCTGGAGTTGCCTTAGTTGGTCCCCAATGTTCTCATTTTCCTTGCTTTGCTCATCAAACTGTTCTTGCAAGCGATTATATTCATCTTTCTGTTGCTTTAGCTCCTCCCTCAGATGTCTTTCTTTCGCCTGTGCCTTTTTTAGAATCACCTTGCGAGAGGTTAATACTTCCTGTAGCTTCTTTTGAagttgttccttttctttttcaaggtctaatatttttccttccagttccGGTTTCCAGTGTTCACCACTACCTGAACCATGTGGACTGATGGCCACTGCTTCTTTTATAGGTGCTGCCGAGTCACCATCACCTGCATCCTTAGTATCTGTGGTTAACTTTTGGATAACTGCTTGGTTTTCAATGATTTCTGCTTGGAGCAAATCTATTTGGTTTGTCTTCTCTTGCAAGTTCTGATTCATCTGTTTGACCACAGCCTGTAACTGTTCTTCAGCTGCTGCCTTTTCCTCCAAATCCTTCCTTACACGCTCTAGTTCCACTTCCTTCTCAGATACTGTCTGTTTCAAAGacatttccatttcttggcaGTGAGAAGTCACACATTTTTCTaagtcttctttgttttctttatcttcctCCATTTCCTTCCTCTCACTCTCATGGAGGGGAATCTCTTTCCTGGGTTCGTCTTTCACTTTGGCCAATTCCTCCTCTAATTTGCTGACTTGCTGTAGAAGTTCCTTTCTGTTAATAAGAGCTGCCTggagttttctctttctctgctcgCTTTCTTTCTTTACAAGGTCTAATTCACGCTGAAGTTCTTCTTTACTTATTAGCCCTGCTGGATTCAACTCATCATAATTCTGTTTGATGCCagaaacaatttctttatcttcttCCACCTGCTCTTTTTTGGCCTCTTCAGCTCTGGATAATAAATTCAGCTGTTCTTTAAGGGTTTTAATTTCAACCCCAAGAGAAAACTTCTCTTCATTAAGCTGGACCATCTTCTCAGTCATACTAAAGCTGATTTCTGTCACTTGCTGATCCTTCTCCTCGATAGCTTGCTGGAGGGTTTCTACATCTTTCTTCTTCTCTAGTAAGAGTTGATCCAGTTTTGCTATTTCAAGTTCCCTCTGTGAAAGAGCCTGTGACAGTTCTTCCATCTTAGTTGAGACGTCCCTCACACGTTCCGCTCCATCAAgcacttccctttccttcttctgcAGCTGGCTTTGCAGGCTTTTGATCAAAGTACTCTGCTCGGAAAACTGAACCTGCACATCATCCAGTTCGTTCTGTAAAACTTCAATCTTCACATCTTTAGATTTAGCTTCTATGCTGAGACTGTGGATCTGTTCAGTAAGCAAGCTGCTATGAGCAGTCTGACTCTCATAGTCAAGTCTTCTTTGCCTTTCCGCTTCTGCAAGGTTCACTTCCAGTTGCTGTACCTGAGCCCTGAGTTCTGTTACCACACTAAGTTCCTTCACCTGAGAAAGGAGCTGGTCTCTTTCTTCAGACAAAGCAGTGA includes the following:
- the GOLGB1 gene encoding golgin subfamily B member 1 isoform X5, whose translation is MLSRLSGLANVVLHELSGDDTDENMKASLEPELPQEPDMEFNDRTQEDVLERLAYAEQLVVELKEIIREKDAQLQQKDEVLQEERKAADNKIKKLKLHAKAKLTSLNKHIEEMKAQGGTVLSAEPQSEEQLSKHDKSSTEEEMELEKIKHKLQEKEELISSLQAQLTQARAEQATQFAKSSTEMEELLIMKKQLQEKEELISALQTQLSQTQAEQAAQQVVREKDARFETQVRLHEDELLQLVTQADVETEMQQKLRVLQRKLEEHEEALLGRAQVVDLLQQELTAAEQRNKILSQQLEQMEAERNTLRNTIETEKQESKILMEKMELEVAEKKLSFHNLQEEMHHLLEQLEQASQAQAELQSRYSALEQKHRAEMEEKTSHILSLQKTEQELHTACDALKDQNSSLLQEKSEQAVRSAQTIQQLEDQLQQKSEEISQFLNKPTLQNHETASQTSFPDVSNEGTQAVTEESIAFLQKRVVELENEKGALLLNSIELEELKAENEKLSSQITFLEAQKRAGEADREVSEISVVDTAGLNKSSCSTEESGQDVLENTFSQKHKELSILLLEMKEAQEEIAFLKLQLQGKRAEGDPEVLGQKETKQIECEGIPPVEMTVLLEDTGQPLPPVPDEESSLPTTEKEEQMSTKQQHRASEEISLNDAGMELKSTKQDDEDKPPSAIQDVCQCHQDELERLKGQILELEINFHKAEEIYEKSLDEKAKEIGNLTQMIEEFKKNAENTNSALTALSEERDQLLSQVKELSVVTELRAQVQQLEVNLAEAERQRRLDYESQTAHSSLLTEQIHSLSIEAKSKDVKIEVLQNELDDVQVQFSEQSTLIKSLQSQLQKKEREVLDGAERVRDVSTKMEELSQALSQRELEIAKLDQLLLEKKKDVETLQQAIEEKDQQVTEISFSMTEKMVQLNEEKFSLGVEIKTLKEQLNLLSRAEEAKKEQVEEDKEIVSGIKQNYDELNPAGLISKEELQRELDLVKKESEQRKRKLQAALINRKELLQQVSKLEEELAKVKDEPRKEIPLHESERKEMEEDKENKEDLEKCVTSHCQEMEMSLKQTVSEKEVELERVRKDLEEKAAAEEQLQAVVKQMNQNLQEKTNQIDLLQAEIIENQAVIQKLTTDTKDAGDGDSAAPIKEAVAISPHGSGSGEHWKPELEGKILDLEKEKEQLQKKLQEVLTSRKVILKKAQAKERHLREELKQQKDEYNRLQEQFDEQSKENENIGDQLRQLQSQVKESMDRKFPSSGQQEPGSPTQGLEEPLSKATEQQPAQPFSESDLCPDWPSHSGDTSALQGNAAIAQIKTQLEETEAEKEQLELKLSSTTSELTEKSEEVFQLQEQINKQDFEIQSLKTASREAEAHAESLRQKLESSQLEIAGLEHLRELQPELDKLRKLISKKEEEVTYLSGQLSEKAAALTKVQTERTEQEDLMKALHMQLEMQAKEHDEKIKHLQVELCEMKQKPEETEEESKAKQQIQRKLQAALISRKEALKENKSLQEELSLARNTIEHLTKSLADVENQVSAQNKEKDVFLGKLALLQEERDKLITEVDRSLMENQSLNGSCESLKLALEGLTEDKENLVKELESLKCSKIAENTEWQEKHKELQKEYEILLQSYENVSNEAERIQHVVETVRQEKQELYGKLRSTEANKKETEKQLQEAEQEMEEMKEKMRKFAKSKQQKILELEEENDRLRAEVNPAGGTSKDSMEALLSSNSDLKEELERVKTEYKTLSKEFEALTTEKNSLIEEVQDLKHQIEGIVSQKASLEATEKHDNQMDVTEEATRSVPGEASKQDSPSMSTRPENSESVLSENSARVDIRENVSLHDEINNYLQQIDQLKERITELEEEKQKDREFSQTLENERDALLSQKAAKDDELKMLQEEVNKMNLLNEQIQEELARVTKLKQTAEEEKDDLEERLMNQLAELNGSIGNYYQDVTDAQIKNELLESEMQNLKKCVSELEEEKQQLVKEKTKVESEIRKEYMEKIQGAQKGPGNKSHAKELQELLKEKQQEVKQLQKDCIRYQEKISALERTVKALEFVQTESQKDLEITKENLAQTNEQRKKAETELASFKVLLDDTQSEAARVLADNLKLKKELQSNKESVKSQMKQKDEDLERRLEQVEEKHLKEKKNMQEKLDALSREKVHLEETFGEIQFTLNKKDREVKQLQENLDSTVAQLAAFTKSMSSLQDDRDRVIDEAKKWERKFSDAIQTKEEEIRLKEENCSVLKDQLRQMSIHMEELKINISRLEHDKQTWESKAQTEVQLQQKVCDTLQGENKELLSQLEETRHLYHNSQDELAKLESELKILRDQLTDLNNSLEKYKENKENLEGIIKQQEADIQNCKFSYEQLETDLQASKQLTSRLHEEINMKEQKIISLLSAKEQAIQVAVAELHQQHDKEIKELENLLSQEEEENTVLEEENKKAVDKTNQLMETLKNMKKENMQQKAQLSSFVKSMSSLQDDRDRIVGDYQKLEERHLSVILEKDQLIQDAATENNRLKEEIRSLRSHMDDLNSENAKLDAELIQYREDLNQVISRKDCQQKQLLEAQLQQTKELKSEYAKLEEKLKESEEAKEDLQRSSLVLQEEKQGLSKEIENLKGSISQLKKQLTALQEEGTLGIFQAQLKVKEEEVQKLTTTLSSSQKRITELEEELVHVQKDAAKKVGEIEDKLKKELKHLHHDAGIMRNETETAEERVAELARDLVEMEQKLLMVTKENKDLTAQIQSFGRSMSSLQNSRDHAHEELDELRRKHDSSLKELAQLREAQGLLNRERDVLVAKAAFPVNSTEDSSLPHLEKLNQQLLSKDEQLLHLSSQLEDSYNQVQSFSKAMASLQNERDRLLNELEKFRKSEEGKQRSAAQPATNPAEVQSLKKAMSSLQNDRDRLLKELKNLQQQYLQINQEITELRPLKAQLQEYQDKTKTFQIMQEELRQENLSWQNELHQLRMEKNSWKIHERRMKEQYLMAISDKDQQLSHLQNLLRELRPSSQTETVKVQYQRQAPPETSASLDGSQNLVYETERLRAQLNDSLKEIHQKELRIQQLNSKFSQLLEEKNTLSIQLCDTSQSLRENQQHYSDLFNHCAVLEKQVQELQAGPLNIDVAPGAPQEKNGAHRKGDPEELREPQLSFSEAQQQLCNTKQEVNELRKLLEEERDQRVAAEAALSVAEEQIRRLEHSEWDSARSPIIGSCGTQEQALLIDLTSNSCRRTRSGAGWKRVLRSLCHSRTRVPLLAAIYFVMVHVLLILCFTGHL